In Labrus bergylta chromosome 1, fLabBer1.1, whole genome shotgun sequence, one genomic interval encodes:
- the dgke gene encoding diacylglycerol kinase epsilon — MCREGDEVQDDCGSREEWTLLFWTSVAVIVPVIITLWCSAQRSKRKTHMKDFFRKSKHGWHYTDLFNKPTYCCVCSQHILQGAFCDCCGVCADDLCLRRADRSLSCKEIMAPSSGPDGGMEHRWVRGNVPLASYCTVCKQQCGTQPKLCDFRCVWCQTTVHDDCLESLDDAEQCELGEFHSLIIPPHYLYHVNKLRRRQPDEYSKLASSCGSGWTPVLVLANTRSGNNMGEALLGEFRTLLNPVQVFDLSELTPSKALQLCTLLPPGSVRVIVCGGDGTVGWVLDAIDTMKLKGQDQFMPRVTILPLGTGNDLSNTLGWGAGYAGEIPVEQVLRNILDAEVVKMDRWKVQVASKGLYFRKPKVLSMNNYFSVGPDALMALNFHTHREKTPSFFSSRIINKAVYFLYGTKDCLVQECKDLDKRIELELDGERVQLPSLEGIIVCNIGYWGGGCRLWDGMGDEPCPPTRLDDGLLEVMGVFGSFHCAQIQVKLANPVRLGQAHTVRLVLKSSKMPMQVDGEPWAQGPCTITITHKTQALMLYHSAEQTDDDDEDDDESSASETESPTPHDSPRPPVPASVRA; from the exons ATGTGCAGGGAGGGGGACGAGGTGCAGGACGACTGCGGCTCCCGGGAGGAGTGGACCCTCCTCTTCTGGACCTCTGTGGCCGTCATCGTCCCGGTAATCATCACCCTGTGGTGCAGCGCGCAGCGCTCCAAGCGGAAAACGCACATGAAGGATTTCTTCCGCAAGAGCAAGCACGGCTGGCACTACACAGACCTGTTCAACAAGCCCACCTACTGCTGCGTCTGCTCCCAGCACATCCTCCAAGGGGCTTTCTGCGACTGCTGCGGCGTGTGCGCCGACGACCTGTGCCTCCGCCGGGCGGACCGGAGCCTGTCGTGCAAGGAGATCATGGCCCCCTCCTCCGGTCCTGACGGGGGCATGGAGCACCGCTGGGTCCGCGGTAATGTCCCCCTAGCTAGCTACTGTACAGTGTGCAAACAGCAGTGTGGGACCCAGCCGAAGCTCTGTGACTTCAG gtgtgtgtggtgtcagaCCACGGTGCACGATGACTGCTTGGAGAGCCTGGACGACGCAGAGCAGTGTGAGCTGGGCGAGTTCCACAGCCTCATCATCCCTCCTCACTACCTCTACCACGTCAACAAGCTCCGCCGCCGCCAACCGGATGAGTACAGCAAG ctggCCTCTTCCTGTGGGAGTGGCTGGACTCCAGTCTTGGTCTTGGCAAACACACGCAGTGGGAACAACATGGGAGAGGCTCTGCTGGGAGAATTTCGCACTCTTCTGAATCCAGTGCAG GTGTTTGACCTGTCTGAACTGACTCCCTCCAAAGCCCTCCAGCTGTGCACCCTACTGCCCCCCGGCAGTGTCAGGGTGATTGTGTGTGGTGGTGACGGCACAGTGGGCTGGGTGCTGGACGCCATTGATACTATGAAGCTTAAG GGCCAAGACCAGTTTATGCCAAGAGTGACCATCCTGCCCCTGGGGACAGGAAATGACCTTTCCAACACTTTAGGCTGGGGTGCCGGGTATGCTGGAGAGATCCCTGTGGAACAGGTTCTCCGTAACATCCTCGATGCTGAGGTGGTCAAAATGGACAG GTGGAAAGTGCAGGTGGCTTCAAAAGGCCTCTACTTTCGCAAGCCAAAG GTGCTGTCCATGAACAATTACTTCTCTGTGGGGCCTGACGCTCTGATGGCGCTCAACTTTCACACACACCGCGAGAAAACCCCCTCCTTCTTCTCCAGCCGCATCATCAACAAG GCCGTGTATTTCCTGTATGGAACCAAAGATTGTTTAGTGCAGGAATGTAAGGATCTGGATAAGAGGATTGAG CTGGAGCTGGATGGGGAGAGAGTTCAGCTACCCAGTCTGGAGGGCATCATCGTCTGCAACATTGGCTACTGGGGTGGAGGCTGCAGACTCTGGGATGGTATGGGGGATGAACCCTGCCCACCCACAAG gctggatgatggtCTACTGGAGGTGATGGGTGTGTTTGGCTCCTTCCACTGTGCTCAGATCCAGGTCAAGCTGGCCAATCCCGTACGGCTGGGACAGGCTCACACTGTCAGG CTGGTTCTCAAGAGCTCCAAGATGCCCATGCAGGTAGATGGCGAGCCATGGGCCCAGGGCCCCtgcaccatcaccatcacccaTAAGACCCAGGCCCTTATGCTGTACCACAGCGCCGAGCAGACAGACGACGACGACGAAGACGACGACGAATCAAGCGCCTCTGAGACGGAGAGCCCCACCCCACACGACTCCCCGCGTCCCCCTGTGCCAGCCTCCGTCCGTGCATGA
- the LOC109999242 gene encoding E3 ubiquitin/ISG15 ligase TRIM25 translates to MAEVDEEQFSLMSLEDELTCSICLSPFDCPVTIPCGHNFCQDCLLTTWKNSYSCPQCRTVFPTRPELKKNTVISTIVNTLNLRSNKSEAIQDMEESKEKETDDVIRCDTCMEAEASQTCLTCMVSFCEEHLRPHRENPKFSAHQLCDAVGDLSEHLCLDHHKLIEFYCSEHGRPICSLCLQQVHKGCPFISPEEQRNQKESDLRDKLGLLDTKIERTETVLFQMKDVQSKLKDASTKRKTALAGMYQQIRDMLALEEREAQHEVDREMEIGQTKVQDFTKRFTENAENMRKARENINSLLGQSRTLAFLQASFDLPRVVNFDPYAPRINLDTKKVTATQAFAAALKEHLTELFKQPVEDRLLALKPDGSESSASAGPESDPPEQNSPGRAPIQPIFQPYPVPVYFPPDAGWNSSQYAQSSHPHRGPPFKAGPKTNNDSSHQSSQKQDKKPPGAPGGGKQGAKQSDFTKKDKGQPSSGKSTKGNPSSGKSTKGNPSSGKSTKGNPRPHKKE, encoded by the exons ATGGCTGAAGTGGACGAGGAACAGTTTTCTCTGATGAGTCTGGAGGATGAGCTGACCTGCAGTATCTGTCTGAGCCCCTTTGACTGTCCGGTGACCATTCCCTGTGGACACAACTTCTGCCAGGACTGCCTGCTCACCACCTGGAAGAACTCCTACAGCTGTCCTCAGTGTCGGACCGTCTTCCCAACCAGACCTGAGTTGAAGAAAAACACCGTCATCAGCACTATTGTAAATACCCTCAACCTCAGGTCCAACAAAAGCGAAGCCATCCAGGACATGGaggagagcaaagaaaaggagacagaTGATGTCATACGCTGTGATACATGTATGGAGGCAGAAGCGTCCCAGACCTGCCTGACCTGCATGGTCTCTTTCTGTGAGGAGCACCTGCGACCTCACCGAGAAAATCCCAAATTTAGTGCCCACCAGCTTTGTGATGCTGTCGGGGACCTGTCGGAGCATCTCTGTTTGGACCACCACAAGTTAATAGAGTTTTACTGCAGTGAACATGGCCGTCCAATCTGCAGCCTTTGCCTGCAACAGGTCCACAAAGGCTGCCCCTTCATTTCACCTGAGGAGCAGAGGAACCAGAAAGAG TCTGACCTTAGGGACAAGCTGGGTTTGCTGGACACGAAGATAGAGCGGACTGAGACTGTTTTGTTCCAAATGAAAGATGTGCAGAGCAAGCTCAAG GATGCTTCAACCAAAAGGAAGACGGCGTTGGCAGGGATGTATCAGCAGATACGGGATATGTTGGCTTTAGAGGAACGTGAGGCCCAGCATGAGGTGGACCGGGAGATGGAGATTGGTCAGACCAAAGTGCAGGACTTCACAAAGAGGTTTACTGAGAACGCTGAGAACATGAGAAAAGCCAGAGAAAATATCAACAGTCTGCTTGGTCAATCCCGGACCCTGGCCTTTCTACAG GCCTCCTTTGACTTGCCACGGGTTGTGAACTTTGACCCTTATGCCCCTCGAATCAACCTGGACACCAAAAAGGTGACAGCAACACAGGCCTTTGCTGCTGCGCTGAAGGAGCATCTGACTGAGCTCTTCAAACAGCCTGTTGAAGACAGACTACTGGCTCTAAAACCAG ATGGATCTGAAAGTTCTGCAAGTGCTGGACCTGAATCTG ATCCACCAGAGCAGAACAGTCCAGGTCGTGCGCCCATCCAGCCAATCTTCCAGCCATATCCTGTCcctgtttattttcctccagATGCAGGCTGGAATTCATCCCAGTATGCACAGTCCTCTCACCCTCATAGGGGTCCACCTTTCAAGGCAGGACCAAAGACAA ACAATGATTCCAGTCACCAGTCGTCCCAAA aacaAGATAAAAAGCCCCCCGGTGCTCCAGGTGGAGGTAAACAGGGTGCCAAACAGTCTGATTTCACTAAGAAAGACAAAGGCCAGCCTTCATCTGGGAAATCCACTAAAGGAAATCCTTCATCTGGGAAATCCACTAAAGGCAATCCTTCATCTGGGAAATCCACTAAAGGAAATCCACGGCCTCACAAAAAAGAGTAG